Proteins from one Mercurialis annua linkage group LG7, ddMerAnnu1.2, whole genome shotgun sequence genomic window:
- the LOC126656484 gene encoding protein kinase STUNTED-like isoform X1, producing the protein MKLIKERTVGGAAAVAGGGGEVVVVGVKFDGESRELLTWALMKVSKPGDRLIALHVITGTEFVGATASLLSLLNTFDSLLAVYEGFCNLKQVDLKLKVCRGTSARKILVREAKSSGAAMLIVGTSKTHKIRSSTSLAKYCARNLSNNSSVLAVSNGKIMFQREATPLPVDHLRDKLNQQTHVSLHIDNSIDNEVDNSGTSSHHESLNGGDNSLALVLVPTTEAVPNSDSSAVVRLPEGKLGWSILRRIFLPKRWITEKSRGKKTSVTKCVQKLPSSNSSSVVYPDQKQNNSNMKEDQWSILDGENGAIVPVVEPNISWCAISPSHGSDGLPEELKGLHEKYSSSCRLFSYDELCLATSNFMPENMVGKGGSSHVYKGYLPDGKELAVKILKPSEDSLNEFVAEIEIIMTLHHSNIISLFGFCFDHNNLLLVYDFLSRGSLEDNLHGNKKDNDSFGWGERYKVASGVAEALNYLHNICDQHVIHRDVKSSNILLSDEFEPQLSDFGLAGWITASSSHIACTDVAGTFGYLAPEYFMHGKVSEKVDVFAFGVVLLELLSGRTPISEKSPKGQESLIMWAKPILEGGKVSELLDPSVGNGYDDDEIERMVLAARLCIRQSPRFRPQISLVLKLLQGDSEVINWAREDVRTSEESDEEESPTSIESHLNLALLDVEDDDSASGRSISLEDYLQGRWSRTSSFD; encoded by the exons ATGAAGCTCATCAAGGAACGCACAGTGGGTGGTGCGGCGGCGGTGGCGGGAGGCGGAGGAGAAGTGGTGGTTGTCGGGGTGAAGTTTGATGGAGAGAGTCGAGAATTGTTGACATGGGCTCTAATGAAAGTGTCGAAGCCAGGCGACCGTCTCATTGCTCTTCATGTCATCACCGGTACTG AATTTGTGGGTGCTACAGCCTCTCTTTTATCTCTGCTCAACACATTTGATTCTCTCTTGGCTGTTTATGAAGGTTTCTGCAACTTGAAACAG GTTGATTTGAAGTTAAAAGTGTGTAGAGGGACATCCGCCAGAAAAATACTGGTAAGAGAGGCAAAATCAAGTGGTGCAGCAATGCTAATTGTGGGTACTTCTAAGACTCATAAAATCCGCTCATCGACTTCACTAGCAAAGTACTGTGCTAGAAATTTGTCCAACAATTCTTCTGTGCTTGCTGTTAGTAATGGCAAAATCATGTTCCAAAGAGAAGCCACCCCTCTGCCTGTCGATCATTTACGAG ATAAATTGAACCAACAAACTCATGTATCTTTACATATTGACAACTCTATAGATAATGAGGTTGATAATTCTGGAACTAGTTCACATCATGAGTCACTTAATGGCGGTGATAATTCATTAGCTTTAGTACTAGTTCCAACAACTGAAGCTGTGCCAAATTCTGATTCCTCTGCGGTTGTAAGATTACCAGAGGGTAAACTTGGTTGGTCAATTCTTCGCCGGATCTTTTTACCCAAGCGCTGGATTACAGAGAAATCTCGTGGGAAAAAGACTTCTGTGACCAAATGCGTACAGAAGCTGCCAAGCTCGAATTCTTCTTCGGTAGTGTATCCTGATCAAAAACAGAACAATTCAAACATGAAAGAAGATCAATGGTCCATTTTGGATGGAGAGAATGGTGCTATTGTGCCTGTGGTCGAACCTAACATTTCATGGTGTGCTATCTCACCATCTCATGGTTCAGATGGCCTTCCTGAAGAATTGAAAGGTCTGCATGAGAAATATTCATCATCATGTAGATTGTTCAGTTATGATGAACTTTGTTTGGCGACTTCTAATTTCATGCCTG AAAATATGGTAGGCAAGGGTGGCAGTAGTCATGTTTATAAAGGCTATCTACCTGATGGAAAGGAATTGGCAGTAAAAATCTTAAAGCCTTCTGAAGATTCTCTAAACGAGTTTGTTGCTGAAATTGAGATCATTATGACTCTGCATCATAGTAACATAATCTCCTTATTCGGGTTCTGTTTTGATCATAACAATTTACTCTTGGTTTACGATTTCTTATCAAGAGGAAGCCTAGAAGATAACCTTCATG GCAATAAGAAGGACAACGATTCATTTGGTTGGGGAGAGAGATATAAGGTGGCATCGGGTGTGGCCGAGGCCCTTAACTATCTACACAATATATGTGATCAGCATGTAATCCATAGGGATGTGAAATCTTCAAACATACTTTTATCAGATGAGTTTGAGCCACAG CTGTCAGATTTTGGACTTGCCGGTTGGATTACAGCATCTTCATCCCATATAGCTTGCACTGATGTTGCTGGAACGTTTGG TTACTTGGCTCCAGAGTATTTCATGCATGGCAAAGTTAGTGAAAAAGTAGACGTCTTCGCATTTGGTGTGGTGCTTCTGGAGCTTCTTTCTGGTAGAACGCCAATaagtgaaaaaagtccaaaggGCCAAGAGAGTCTTATTATGTGG GCAAAACCAATTCTAGAGGGTGGTAAAGTTTCCGAACTGCTTGATCCAAGTGTAGGAAACGGGTATGATGATGATGAGATTGAGAGAATGGTTTTGGCTGCAAGATTATGTATCAGACAGTCTCCAAGATTTCGGCCTCAAATTAGCCTT GTTTTGAAGCTCCTGCAAGGTGACAGTGAAGTCATAAATTGGGCGAGAGAAGATGTTAGGACATCAGAAGAATCGGACGAGGAAGAATCTCCTACAAGTATCGAATCCCATCTTAATCTTGCATTGCTAGATGTGGAGGATGATGATTCTGCGTCTGGAAGGAGCATTTCATTAGAGGATTACTTACAAGGGAGATGGAGCCGCACATCAAGCTTTGACTAA
- the LOC126656906 gene encoding uncharacterized protein LOC126656906 encodes MSEELDIDDLRLKGSPPSLEIMKLLVLPTFNGEGDPRDHTSIFTATMGLLSISDAILCRVFPTTLTGTAQRWYKKLKPGSIKSFASLSTEFLKRYLTNILAKTTTSILRSCIQEEGETLRSYFERFNKQDMKIDNLNVDMATESLREGTRFGKLVDKLLVNKPTTFSNLIGIAQKYFKLDEGRKAIRRKEAKGKESKEKSKEKPKSKSEDRRGRPEEKNVKIVVWPPKMKAEIRDTRKYYKFHEDFRHETDSCIDLKVEIERMIDTGELRKFVAHKAKNNDKGEKRSRDDKAKEKEDERPSKILGTIRMINGGGHISSTIRRKQRREVMNIRETHMPPVIFDVEDYEHVKAPHNDALVVTTIIENWNMERILIDEGTAVNLMTNAAYKMLGGTASRLRRVPIPLSGLGGPYINPLGAVTLEVIIGPERGINKKVMSLFNIVDMELTYNAILGRPFLHDSAGVTSIRALAMKIPTEKGVVTLRGDQNIAKKCYDESVVDLQENKTEKKEK; translated from the exons ATGTCAGAAGAGCTGGATATAGACGATCTCAGGCTGAAGGGATCGCCCCCTTCGCTCGAGATCATGAAGTTGCTAGTCTTGCCGACGTTCAACGGAGAAGGGGATCCCCGAGATCATACTTCCATATTCACAGccaccatggggctactcagcatATCAGACGCTATTCTATGCAGGGTATTCCCAACCACACTCACTGGTACCGCCCAAAGGTGGTACAAAAAATTGAAACCAGGATCCATCAAAAGCTTCGCATCGCTATCGACAGAATTCCTCAAaagatatctcacaaacataCTAGCAAAAACAACCACAAGCATCCTAAGATCATGCattcaagaagaaggagaaaccttAAGAAGCTATTTCGAACGATTCAATAAGCAAGATATGAAGATCGATAACCTGAACGTTGACATGGCAACCGAATCATTGCGAGAAGGAACACGATTCGGAAAACTAGTAGACAAGCTGCTGGTCAATAAACCCACGACTTTCTCGAATCTGATCGGCATAGCCCAAAAATACTTTAAGCTAGACGAGGGCCGAAAGGCGATTCGTAGGAAAGAAGCAAAGGGAAAAGAGTCGAAAGAGAAATCCAAAGAGAAGCCGAAGTCAAAATCCGAAGATAGAAGAGGAAGGCCAGAAGAAA aaaacgtcaaaattGTAGTATGGCCACCGAAGATGAAAGCCGAAATAAGGGACACGAGAAAGTACTACAAATTCCACGAAGACTTCAGACATGAAACAGACAGCTGCATAGATTTGAAAGTCGAAATtgaaagaatgatcgacacaggaGAACTAAGGAAATTTGTGGCCCACAAAGCAAAAAacaatgacaagggagaaaagAGAAGCAGAGATGACAAAGCCAAAGAAAAAGAAGACGAACGCCCATCCAAAATATTGGGAACCATACGCATGATCAATGGAGGTGGACACATCAGCTCAACAATTAGAAGAAAGCAAAGGAGAGAGGTGATGAACATCAGAGAAACCCACATGCCACCTGTAATCTTCGATGTTGAAGATTATGAACACGTGAAAGCACCCCATAATGATGCCTTGGTagtaactactatcattgagaattggaacatggagcgaatcctAATCGATGAAGGAACCGCAGTGAATCTCATGACaaacgcagcatacaaaatgctCGGAGGAACCGCGTCAAGGCTGCGCCGAGTCCCGATCCCactatcaggactcggtggccccTACATCAATCCGTtaggagcagtcaccttggaagtaataatcggtcCGGAGAGAGGAATCAACAAAAAGGTTATGTCACTGTTTAACATAGTTGACATGGAGCTAACATACAACGCTATCCTCGGAAGACCTTTCCTTCATGACTCAGCTGGAGTAACTAGCATAAGAGCATTGGCgatgaaaataccaaccgagaaaggagtagtgacgctgagaggagatcAGAATATAGCTAAGAAATGCTACGACGAGTCCGTGGTGGAcctccaagaaaacaagaccgagAAGAAGGAAAAATAG
- the LOC126656484 gene encoding protein kinase STUNTED-like isoform X3: MKLIKERTVGGAAAVAGGGGEVVVVGVKFDGESRELLTWALMKVSKPGDRLIALHVITGTEFVGATASLLSLLNTFDSLLAVYEGFCNLKQVDLKLKVCRGTSARKILVREAKSSGAAMLIVGTSKTHKIRSSTSLAKYCARNLSNNSSVLAVSNGKIMFQREATPLPVDHLRDKLNQQTHVSLHIDNSIDNEVDNSGTSSHHESLNGGDNSLALVLVPTTEAVPNSDSSAVVRLPEGKLGWSILRRIFLPKRWITEKSRGKKTSVTKCVQKLPSSNSSSVVYPDQKQNNSNMKEDQWSILDGENGAIVPVVEPNISWCAISPSHGSDGLPEELKGLHEKYSSSCRLFSYDELCLATSNFMPENMVGKGGSSHVYKGYLPDGKELAVKILKPSEDSLNEFVAEIEIIMTLHHSNIISLFGFCFDHNNLLLVYDFLSRGSLEDNLHGNKKDNDSFGWGERYKVASGVAEALNYLHNICDQHVIHRDVKSSNILLSDEFEPQLSDFGLAGWITASSSHIACTDVAGTFGYLAPEYFMHGKVSEKVDVFAFGVVLLELLSGRTPISEKSPKGQESLIMWVTRGFWIGYDTIMHQLRASKFLVHLPQNQF, translated from the exons ATGAAGCTCATCAAGGAACGCACAGTGGGTGGTGCGGCGGCGGTGGCGGGAGGCGGAGGAGAAGTGGTGGTTGTCGGGGTGAAGTTTGATGGAGAGAGTCGAGAATTGTTGACATGGGCTCTAATGAAAGTGTCGAAGCCAGGCGACCGTCTCATTGCTCTTCATGTCATCACCGGTACTG AATTTGTGGGTGCTACAGCCTCTCTTTTATCTCTGCTCAACACATTTGATTCTCTCTTGGCTGTTTATGAAGGTTTCTGCAACTTGAAACAG GTTGATTTGAAGTTAAAAGTGTGTAGAGGGACATCCGCCAGAAAAATACTGGTAAGAGAGGCAAAATCAAGTGGTGCAGCAATGCTAATTGTGGGTACTTCTAAGACTCATAAAATCCGCTCATCGACTTCACTAGCAAAGTACTGTGCTAGAAATTTGTCCAACAATTCTTCTGTGCTTGCTGTTAGTAATGGCAAAATCATGTTCCAAAGAGAAGCCACCCCTCTGCCTGTCGATCATTTACGAG ATAAATTGAACCAACAAACTCATGTATCTTTACATATTGACAACTCTATAGATAATGAGGTTGATAATTCTGGAACTAGTTCACATCATGAGTCACTTAATGGCGGTGATAATTCATTAGCTTTAGTACTAGTTCCAACAACTGAAGCTGTGCCAAATTCTGATTCCTCTGCGGTTGTAAGATTACCAGAGGGTAAACTTGGTTGGTCAATTCTTCGCCGGATCTTTTTACCCAAGCGCTGGATTACAGAGAAATCTCGTGGGAAAAAGACTTCTGTGACCAAATGCGTACAGAAGCTGCCAAGCTCGAATTCTTCTTCGGTAGTGTATCCTGATCAAAAACAGAACAATTCAAACATGAAAGAAGATCAATGGTCCATTTTGGATGGAGAGAATGGTGCTATTGTGCCTGTGGTCGAACCTAACATTTCATGGTGTGCTATCTCACCATCTCATGGTTCAGATGGCCTTCCTGAAGAATTGAAAGGTCTGCATGAGAAATATTCATCATCATGTAGATTGTTCAGTTATGATGAACTTTGTTTGGCGACTTCTAATTTCATGCCTG AAAATATGGTAGGCAAGGGTGGCAGTAGTCATGTTTATAAAGGCTATCTACCTGATGGAAAGGAATTGGCAGTAAAAATCTTAAAGCCTTCTGAAGATTCTCTAAACGAGTTTGTTGCTGAAATTGAGATCATTATGACTCTGCATCATAGTAACATAATCTCCTTATTCGGGTTCTGTTTTGATCATAACAATTTACTCTTGGTTTACGATTTCTTATCAAGAGGAAGCCTAGAAGATAACCTTCATG GCAATAAGAAGGACAACGATTCATTTGGTTGGGGAGAGAGATATAAGGTGGCATCGGGTGTGGCCGAGGCCCTTAACTATCTACACAATATATGTGATCAGCATGTAATCCATAGGGATGTGAAATCTTCAAACATACTTTTATCAGATGAGTTTGAGCCACAG CTGTCAGATTTTGGACTTGCCGGTTGGATTACAGCATCTTCATCCCATATAGCTTGCACTGATGTTGCTGGAACGTTTGG TTACTTGGCTCCAGAGTATTTCATGCATGGCAAAGTTAGTGAAAAAGTAGACGTCTTCGCATTTGGTGTGGTGCTTCTGGAGCTTCTTTCTGGTAGAACGCCAATaagtgaaaaaagtccaaaggGCCAAGAGAGTCTTATTATGTGG GTTACTCGAGGGTTTTGGATTGGATATGATACTATCATGCATCAGCTCCGTGCTTCCAAGTTTCTTGTTCATCTTCC GCAAAACCAATTCTAG
- the LOC126656484 gene encoding protein kinase STUNTED-like isoform X2 — MKLIKERTVGGAAAVAGGGGEVVVVGVKFDGESRELLTWALMKVSKPGDRLIALHVITEFVGATASLLSLLNTFDSLLAVYEGFCNLKQVDLKLKVCRGTSARKILVREAKSSGAAMLIVGTSKTHKIRSSTSLAKYCARNLSNNSSVLAVSNGKIMFQREATPLPVDHLRDKLNQQTHVSLHIDNSIDNEVDNSGTSSHHESLNGGDNSLALVLVPTTEAVPNSDSSAVVRLPEGKLGWSILRRIFLPKRWITEKSRGKKTSVTKCVQKLPSSNSSSVVYPDQKQNNSNMKEDQWSILDGENGAIVPVVEPNISWCAISPSHGSDGLPEELKGLHEKYSSSCRLFSYDELCLATSNFMPENMVGKGGSSHVYKGYLPDGKELAVKILKPSEDSLNEFVAEIEIIMTLHHSNIISLFGFCFDHNNLLLVYDFLSRGSLEDNLHGNKKDNDSFGWGERYKVASGVAEALNYLHNICDQHVIHRDVKSSNILLSDEFEPQLSDFGLAGWITASSSHIACTDVAGTFGYLAPEYFMHGKVSEKVDVFAFGVVLLELLSGRTPISEKSPKGQESLIMWAKPILEGGKVSELLDPSVGNGYDDDEIERMVLAARLCIRQSPRFRPQISLVLKLLQGDSEVINWAREDVRTSEESDEEESPTSIESHLNLALLDVEDDDSASGRSISLEDYLQGRWSRTSSFD; from the exons ATGAAGCTCATCAAGGAACGCACAGTGGGTGGTGCGGCGGCGGTGGCGGGAGGCGGAGGAGAAGTGGTGGTTGTCGGGGTGAAGTTTGATGGAGAGAGTCGAGAATTGTTGACATGGGCTCTAATGAAAGTGTCGAAGCCAGGCGACCGTCTCATTGCTCTTCATGTCATCACCG AATTTGTGGGTGCTACAGCCTCTCTTTTATCTCTGCTCAACACATTTGATTCTCTCTTGGCTGTTTATGAAGGTTTCTGCAACTTGAAACAG GTTGATTTGAAGTTAAAAGTGTGTAGAGGGACATCCGCCAGAAAAATACTGGTAAGAGAGGCAAAATCAAGTGGTGCAGCAATGCTAATTGTGGGTACTTCTAAGACTCATAAAATCCGCTCATCGACTTCACTAGCAAAGTACTGTGCTAGAAATTTGTCCAACAATTCTTCTGTGCTTGCTGTTAGTAATGGCAAAATCATGTTCCAAAGAGAAGCCACCCCTCTGCCTGTCGATCATTTACGAG ATAAATTGAACCAACAAACTCATGTATCTTTACATATTGACAACTCTATAGATAATGAGGTTGATAATTCTGGAACTAGTTCACATCATGAGTCACTTAATGGCGGTGATAATTCATTAGCTTTAGTACTAGTTCCAACAACTGAAGCTGTGCCAAATTCTGATTCCTCTGCGGTTGTAAGATTACCAGAGGGTAAACTTGGTTGGTCAATTCTTCGCCGGATCTTTTTACCCAAGCGCTGGATTACAGAGAAATCTCGTGGGAAAAAGACTTCTGTGACCAAATGCGTACAGAAGCTGCCAAGCTCGAATTCTTCTTCGGTAGTGTATCCTGATCAAAAACAGAACAATTCAAACATGAAAGAAGATCAATGGTCCATTTTGGATGGAGAGAATGGTGCTATTGTGCCTGTGGTCGAACCTAACATTTCATGGTGTGCTATCTCACCATCTCATGGTTCAGATGGCCTTCCTGAAGAATTGAAAGGTCTGCATGAGAAATATTCATCATCATGTAGATTGTTCAGTTATGATGAACTTTGTTTGGCGACTTCTAATTTCATGCCTG AAAATATGGTAGGCAAGGGTGGCAGTAGTCATGTTTATAAAGGCTATCTACCTGATGGAAAGGAATTGGCAGTAAAAATCTTAAAGCCTTCTGAAGATTCTCTAAACGAGTTTGTTGCTGAAATTGAGATCATTATGACTCTGCATCATAGTAACATAATCTCCTTATTCGGGTTCTGTTTTGATCATAACAATTTACTCTTGGTTTACGATTTCTTATCAAGAGGAAGCCTAGAAGATAACCTTCATG GCAATAAGAAGGACAACGATTCATTTGGTTGGGGAGAGAGATATAAGGTGGCATCGGGTGTGGCCGAGGCCCTTAACTATCTACACAATATATGTGATCAGCATGTAATCCATAGGGATGTGAAATCTTCAAACATACTTTTATCAGATGAGTTTGAGCCACAG CTGTCAGATTTTGGACTTGCCGGTTGGATTACAGCATCTTCATCCCATATAGCTTGCACTGATGTTGCTGGAACGTTTGG TTACTTGGCTCCAGAGTATTTCATGCATGGCAAAGTTAGTGAAAAAGTAGACGTCTTCGCATTTGGTGTGGTGCTTCTGGAGCTTCTTTCTGGTAGAACGCCAATaagtgaaaaaagtccaaaggGCCAAGAGAGTCTTATTATGTGG GCAAAACCAATTCTAGAGGGTGGTAAAGTTTCCGAACTGCTTGATCCAAGTGTAGGAAACGGGTATGATGATGATGAGATTGAGAGAATGGTTTTGGCTGCAAGATTATGTATCAGACAGTCTCCAAGATTTCGGCCTCAAATTAGCCTT GTTTTGAAGCTCCTGCAAGGTGACAGTGAAGTCATAAATTGGGCGAGAGAAGATGTTAGGACATCAGAAGAATCGGACGAGGAAGAATCTCCTACAAGTATCGAATCCCATCTTAATCTTGCATTGCTAGATGTGGAGGATGATGATTCTGCGTCTGGAAGGAGCATTTCATTAGAGGATTACTTACAAGGGAGATGGAGCCGCACATCAAGCTTTGACTAA